TCGCTCGCGGTGTTCGTCCGGGACTACCTCGTCGTCTCCGGCCGGCTTCGGGCGGACGAACCCTGAAGGGGGCCGCACGACAACGTGGCGTGTGAATATCCGGATCTCCGGAAACTCTCCCGAACGATGATGGCACCGACCCACGTCGCGACGGGGTTGGCGATAGCCGTTCCGGTGGCGACGGTCGCCCCCGAGTACGCCGCAGCCGCCGTCGCCGGCAGCACCGTGGGAAGTCTCGTCCCTGACCTCGACCTCCTCGTCGGCGAGCACCGCCGGACGCTTCACTTCCCCACACTCGGATGGGTGGTAGCCGTCCCGGTAGCGCTGGCCGCAGTCGTCACACCCTCAGCCGTCACCGTCGGCGTCGCGCTCTGTGCGCTCTCGTTTGCGGTTCACTCTGCGGCGGACGTGCTCGGTGCCGGCGAGGAGGTCCGTCCGTGGGAGCGGACGAACCCGAACGCCGTCTACTGTCACCTCCGTCAGCGGTGGCTCCGGGCGCGCTACCGCGTCCGCTACGACGGCGCACCCGAAGACCTCTTGCTCACCGTCGTTCTCGCCGCACCGACTGTCGTCCTCCTCGACGGTCCGGTCCGGTGGTTCGGTCTTCTCGTCGTCGGCATCGGCGCGGCGTACGCGCTGGTCAGAAAATGGCTGCCGCCGTACGTCGCTCGCCTCGTCGGGTAGTGGCGTCCCGGTAGTCTCGCAACCTATTTGTCCGCGGCGAGCGCCGACCGGGTATGTTCGTTCTCGTCAACCTGAAGGCCTACCCGTCCGATCCGGTCGCCATCGCCACCGCGGCACACGAGATCGCCGACGAGTCGGGCGTTCGAATCGCGGTCGCACCCCAGGCCGCCCACCTCGAACGGGTGGCCGAGACGGGCGTCGAGACGTGGGCCCAGCACATCTCCTCGGTGGAACACGGCAGTCACACCGGGAGCACGCTCGCCGAGGCGGTCGCGGACGCGGGCGCAGTCGGCACGCTCGTGAACCACTCCGAGCGCCGACTGCGCCTCGCCGATATCGATGGCGCGCTCGATGCGGCCGATCGCGCCGGGCTCGAAACCATCGTCTGCGCGAACAACCCCGACCAGATCGGCGCGGCGGCGGCGCTCGGTCCGGATGGGGTCGCAGTCGAACCACCCGCACTCATCGGCGGCGACGTCTCGGTGAGCCAAGCCGATCCCGAAATCGTGGAGGGAGCGGTCGAGGCCGCAACGGCAGTCGACGATTCCGTGGACGTGCTCTGTGGCGCAGGCATCTCCTCGGGCGAGGACCTCGCGGCTGCTGGCGATCTCGGCGCGTCCGGGGTCTTGCTCGCGAGCGGCGTGGCGAAAGCCGACGACCCACGAGCGGCGCTCGCGGACCTCGTCGAACCGCTCGCGTAGGGTCGGATGGTCGAAGCGGGAACGCGAACCGTGGTACGAAACCAGCACCATGATTGATTAGGGACGTGGACAGTGGTTGCGACATGGCAGCACACAACCTGTCCGATTACGGAACCACGCGTGAGGGCTTCTCGTGGGACGACATCTACGCCGAGGCCGACTGGGACGCGCCCGACGAGCTGAACGTCGGCCACGAAGTCTGTGATCGACACGCCGACGATACTGGTCGAACTGCACTCCAGTACGCCGGTACCGACGGCGAGCGTGAGACAGTGACGTTCGACGAACTCACGGAGCGCTCGAATCGGTTCGCGAACATGCTCGAAGAGCACGGGATCGAGCGGGGCGATCGGGTGTTTACCTACATGCCCCGAATCCCCGCTCACTACGTCGCGCTGATCGGCACCCTGAAACACGGGGCGGTGTTCGGCGGCGTCAACGAGCGCTTCGGTCCCGATGGCATCGCATACCGACTCGACGACTGCGACGCGACCGCCGTGTTGACGACCGCGGCCAACCGCGAAACCGTCGAACGCGCGCTGGAGGACGCGCCATCCGTGGCGACGGTCATCACGGTCGAGCGGGACGGCGGTGCTGGCGGGACCGAGGCGCTCGCGGACGGCGACGTGCGGTACGCCGACGCAATGGCCGACGCGAGCGCCGAGTACGAGGCCGCCCGGACGAACGGCGAGGACGACGCGCTGCTCTACTACACCAGCGGCACAACGGGTCCCGCGAAGGGCGTCCGCCACAAACACCGGTGGGTCGCAGGGGTCGCGGCCACCCAGCGATTCGCGGTCGATCTCACTGAGGACGACCTGTACTGGTCGACCGCCGATCTCGGCTGGCTGACCGGACCGATCAACGTCCTCGGGGCGTGGTTCTGGGGGACGAGTCAGTTCACCTACGAGGGTGAGTTCGACCCCGAGGCGTGGGCCACTCTCCTCGACGAGTTCCCGATCTCCGTTCTCTTCTCGGTTCCGACGGCCTACCGGATGCTCCGGACGAACGAGACCGTGCTCGACGGCGTGGATCTCGACCTGCGCCACGCGCTCTCGATCGGCGAACCCCTCTCGGCTGGCGTGGTCGAGTGGGCCGAGGACGCCCTCGACGTCACGATCCTCGACACCTACGGCCAGACCGAGACCGGCAACATGGTCATCAACAACTACCCGACGATGGAGCTCCGGCCGGGAAGCATGGGCAAACCCCTGCCGGGCGTCGAGT
This Halococcus saccharolyticus DSM 5350 DNA region includes the following protein-coding sequences:
- the tpiA gene encoding triose-phosphate isomerase; this encodes MFVLVNLKAYPSDPVAIATAAHEIADESGVRIAVAPQAAHLERVAETGVETWAQHISSVEHGSHTGSTLAEAVADAGAVGTLVNHSERRLRLADIDGALDAADRAGLETIVCANNPDQIGAAAALGPDGVAVEPPALIGGDVSVSQADPEIVEGAVEAATAVDDSVDVLCGAGISSGEDLAAAGDLGASGVLLASGVAKADDPRAALADLVEPLA
- a CDS encoding acyl-CoA synthetase, translating into MAAHNLSDYGTTREGFSWDDIYAEADWDAPDELNVGHEVCDRHADDTGRTALQYAGTDGERETVTFDELTERSNRFANMLEEHGIERGDRVFTYMPRIPAHYVALIGTLKHGAVFGGVNERFGPDGIAYRLDDCDATAVLTTAANRETVERALEDAPSVATVITVERDGGAGGTEALADGDVRYADAMADASAEYEAARTNGEDDALLYYTSGTTGPAKGVRHKHRWVAGVAATQRFAVDLTEDDLYWSTADLGWLTGPINVLGAWFWGTSQFTYEGEFDPEAWATLLDEFPISVLFSVPTAYRMLRTNETVLDGVDLDLRHALSIGEPLSAGVVEWAEDALDVTILDTYGQTETGNMVINNYPTMELRPGSMGKPLPGVESAIVDPETGEVLSPGETGEIAHRGEFPCFFAGYWENPEKTDACFVNGSDGEWYLSGDLAHMDEDGYFWFEGRADDVILSSGYRIGPFEVESSLGEHPAVAEAAVVPKPHQERGNIVKAYVVLTDGHDASDELAEEIKTHVREELSAHEYPREVEFVDDLPKTVTGKIRRTELRDRTADPTAGD